The Microbacterium natoriense genomic interval CCGAGCCGATCGCGGAGCAGAGCCAACGCCTGAAGCGAAAGCGTGTCCATGAGATGAATGTCGTCGAGTAGTAGAACGGTGCGTGGATCCACGCCGACGCTGAGCTGATCGACCATGCCGGTGACAGTGCGGCTACGCAGCGCGAGCCCGAGCGCTCCGGCGAACTGTTCGAGCCCGTAACCAGGTTGCCCGGAAGCAATAGGGTCCCCCTTGAGCGCGATCGCGGGAATCCCAGACGCTTCTAATTGTTGAGCGACCGCACGGACCACTGTGCTCTTGCCGCTCAGTCGGGCGCCAACGAGGCGCACATGCCGAGCTGAACGGATCGCTTCCACAACGGAGTGGACGGTGGTGGTGAACATGGCAAGTCCTTCCAGTGCACCTATGCTCATCGCAGCGGTTGGAAGGCTACTGGTGAGCAAAGAGGTCGACGATGTAAGTAGTGCCGCTGCTGGGCGAGAAGAGGGCTGCGGCGGCCCACCCGGGGAGGGGAGACGCCCGCCGCAGCCCTGCGATGTGACGCCGTCGTCGACACGGTGGGGAGTTGGGGAGACAACTCGTGTCGACCGCCAGCCAGGGAAGCTGGGCTGTTGCGTCACAAACGAATCTAATGAGCGTAGGAGGCTCGTGAGTACTCGGGGCGGCCAACTGAGTGTTTAGTCGGGTCGAATATGAGTGGAGCTCGCCCTGCACTCACGGCATCCTCACTCACCGTGCTCGGATGTAGCCACTCAAATTAGCTCGAGAACGCGTGGAAACGTGGCATACGACGCACGCTGGTGCCGGGGCGCGCTCTGATGGGCGGTAGTACGACGGAACCAACGAGGAGCGAGGCCAACCCATGCGAGAGAAATTCCACGACGTGTTTGTTGTCTCGGAGGAGTTTTCTGTTGCGGTTGCCCTCGCTCATCTGCTCGCCGAAGACGCTTGCCTTAACGTGTCGATGGATCTTCGAGGCGACCGTGCCTCACGCCTGGGCCGCGCTCCTGATGAGTGCTCGGTATTCGTTGTCGATATTGCGACGTCTCCTATCGAGGGTGGAGACTACGACATGGGAGGCAAGCCCTCGGCGCGCTCCATCGTGGCGATAGTGCCCGACGGGGAACGCAAAACCCTCGGTCCGCTGCTCAACATTGGAGTGCAGGGTCTCGTGGCGCGTGACGAACCTCCGGAGGAACTACGTCGTGCGGTGCATGAGGTCGCTTCAGGGCGCGCCTTCGTGTCTCAATCCGTGTTGGCTGAACTCCTCGATCACGTTGTCGAGTGCCACAGCTACATGGAGGCGTCCCCTGCATGGGAGATGTCGCTGGCTCCACGAGAACGAGAAGTCGTTCATCTCTTGACCTCCGGAATGACAAACCGTGAAATTGCCGGGGCGCTCGGGATATCAGAGGCCACGGTGAAATCTCATCTTGGCCGTGTGATGACCAAATGGGATGCGAGAGACCGGCTCCAAGTCGTACTGCGTGCCATCGGACATCGCGTCTGAAAGCAGACATCCGGCCCGAGAATTACGCGGACGTTTGGTTGCAGGGGTGGCAGCGTCCGATCCGTGTCGCGGGGAATCGCGATCCGGAGGTCACGCTCGCGCAGAGCGCGAAGAACTTCGGCATCCATGTCGGCATTCTCGACAAGTGGGTGCGTCAAGCGCGGATCGAGACTGGCGAGCAGCTCGGCGAGACGAAGTCGGAGTCCGCGGAGCTTCGTGAGCTCCGCAAGCGTGACCGTCTCCTCGAGCAGAGGCCGAGGTTCTGCGACGCGCGACCGCGTATCTGTCTCAGGCTCATCTGCCGGGAAAAGGCTCTACCCGCTCGTGAGCGAGCTCGCCTCGGACTGGATTCCAATGGAGGTGTGGTGCCGGGTATCGAAGCACGCTCGCAGCATTACCGCTGGCTGCGCAACACCGTGAGATTCAGCGGGAGCTAGACGAGGCGTATCGCGCGAATGCGCTTTCGACGCGCATCGCGACGATCCCGAGTTCGGGTATCGGCTCCTCGCCGACGAAGCCCGCGCAGAGGGCGGGGAGGCGATGTCGGATCAGATGGCATGGCGGATCGTGTCATCGAATGGTTGGTGAAGCGCGTGGGGAAAGGCGAATTCAGTTGCACTTTGTGGTTCCCCAGACCGCGAGAGCCTAGCCGGATGATACGACGAAGGGGCGACCGGATGTTATTCGGTCGCCCTTCATCGTTGACTGATTTTACTGTTCCTCATCTATGAAGAGCCGGTGATGCCGCTTGGGGAAGAACGCCAGAACTAGGCGACGTCCGAAGCGCTCGTTCCTCAACGCGGGGTCGTCGGTGCTTGCTCCTGCCGTGGTGAGGAGCGTGGTTAGGACTGCGACGATTGCGAAGATGGGACCGATCCACGGGGCGCGGGCCCCAGCTACGATGCCCGCAACAATTACTGATGCAACGATGAGGAGAGCTGCTATCAGACCGATTGCCTTGTGTCGGTTCGAGCGCGTGATTCCTAGGATCAAGCCGGCACTGCCGGCCAGCCCCGCGGTGAGCACGTAGGCGAGAATCTCAACGTTGCTTCCAAGATCCATCAGTACGACTCCGTCTTTAGCAAGGAAGCCTCCAGATTACGCCGGGAATCGGAGCAGCGGTGAAGAAGAGGCATGTCTTGGGGCTGTCGCCCTGGGCGATATTTGCCTGAGCCACGATGTAGGATCCAAAGACGGCGCACGCGATCGCCACCTTCGGAAGCTTGTTCGTGAAGGTGGCACACATGCCCAGTGCTGCTGCGTAGTCGCGAACGCGAGAGGTCTCGGCGCGGGTGAGTTTCATTCCCCACGCAGGACCAGCCCACATCCAAGTGGGATCGGCGACTACCGGGTACACAGTTGATGCGTCCGGAGTCACAACCTGGAATAATTCGTCCCCTCGGATCTCGTAACCGGTTTGAACGGGTTGTCCGCTAACGTCCCTTGCCCAGGGGGCACCGACTGGAACAACGTTGCCGGAGTCATCGACGAACACGACCTCGCCGGTATCACTCTGGTAGGGGTGGTAACCGTCCATTTGGTATCCGAACTCGTGAGCGCTGTCCGCGGTCCCGATCACCGTCTGGATACGAGTTGATCCGTCTGCGAGTGTCTGAACGGCGACGGCATCGCCCGAATCGTCGTTGGCTGCGTAGACGACTGTCCCGTCGTTGGCAACAACACCATCGCCAACCGAAACCTCATCAGGGAGCTCGATCCTCGCAGCCTGTTCTCCCTCCGCAGTCGGTCTCGTGACGACGATGGCACTGTCTGATGACAGCGGGACAGCAGACTCGATATCACCGACGCTCGTTACAAGCTGACCAGCGGAAATCTCACCAGGACTGGACAGGTCCGTTGCTGGTGTCGCGGCTTCGATCGCCGCGGCCACCCGTTCGACATTACTCACGGAGCTATCGTCCGCATAAGCGGGGGAAACCATCGTCGCCGTGAGAGCCGCAACGGCCGTGAGCGAGCCGATGAGCCGGAGGAGCTTTCTTCGCAACATTTCGCACCCGTTCTGGTCCGGGCAATCTGCCTGGGTGGCCTCACTCTAAAGTTCGAGCGGTGCCTCTGTCTGCCATCTTTTGGATGAAATCGGAGGCCCTCGCGTGCCGGGGTGAGCACCGGATGGAGTCAACTTGACTGAATAGCGAGTGCCATCATCGACGGGCGTATTGCGACGACCCCGGTCACAGCGGGAGCCTCGCAGATGAGTATCGACATGATTCGGCACATTCTGATCATGGCCGGCCCCTGGGGAGCGTGCTCGTGATGTCTCGGTATCGGGTGATGAGATCGTTCCACGGATGTCACGAAACTCGCACAGGAAGGGGAGCGTTCATGCCGCTCGCGATCGCTGGCCCGTCCTATCTCGGGCGCGAGCCGCTGGTATCGATCCGGGCGAGGTCCCCGTGGCGGCATCGGCCCACCAACTGCACGCGAAGCCGCAGCGCGACCACGCACCAGGCACTGATCGCACAGCTCGAGGCAGAGTGCGGCGGCTGGGTGGTCAGGGCACGGTACCGACGCTTGTCGGCGTCGCCTCGCCAGTCGCAGGTTCTGACCGTAGGGGCGTTCGTGTTGATCGAGTACTGATTTGCGCGTGCATGTGTCTCATCTCCCATAGATCCCTCCGGAGAACATCGACGTGTCCGCAGCGGGGGTTTACGATGGTCGCCCTGTCGTGACTGACTGTGCCAGCTTTGAGGGAGTATCCGCCGGAGTTGCGGGAGCGAGCGGCGAGGCTCGTGCAGGAAGCGTGGAAGGAAGATCCGGAGTTGTCTGGGAACCAGGCAGTGATCCGGGTCGGGCAGCGCGTCGGGGTGAGTCCTGACACGTTGCGGGTTGGTTCAAGCAGGCTCAGATAGACGCGGGAGAGCGTCCCGGGGCGACCAACGATGGGCAGGGGATTAAGCAGCTTGAGGCGGAAGCGCGTGAGCTGAAGCTGGAGAACGAGATTCTGCTCGCTGCGTCGCGAGGGCATCATCGTCGCCCGGTGCAAGGTGGAGCGCCTCCTGCGTCAGCAGAGTTTGCGTGGCATCCGCAGAGGCAAGCAGTTCATCACCACCCGCCCTGACTCCTCCGCGCCGCGGGCAGAGGATCACGTCAAGCGCGAGTTCCACGCTGACTGACCAAACGAGCTCTGGGTGGTCGACTCCACGTATGTGCCGACGTGGTCGGGGATGGCTTTCACCGCGTTCGTCACCGACGCGTCCGCACGCCGTATCGTCGGCTGGAGAACAATGTCGAAGATGCCGACCGACCTGCCGCTGGACGCGTTCGAGAGGGTACTCTGGGTTCGGGATCGGCCCGCGAGGAAATCACCGGCGTCAATCAATACTCGAACGCGGGACCTGAATACACGGCGTTGCGTTACACCGAGCGGTACGCGGACGTCGGTGCGATCGCGTCGATCGGGACCGTCGGCGACAGCTACGACAACGCCCTCGCAGAGAGCGTCGTCGGCCTCTACAAGACTGAGCGCGTGAAGATCGACGGCCCGTTCCGCGGCGCCGACGACCTCGAACTCGCCACGCTCTCCTGGGCGCATTGGTTCAACGAGAACCAGCTGCACTCCTCGATCGGATACCGCACACCCATCGAGAAGGAGAACGAGTACTACCGTGAGACGAACTCCCTTCGCCAGCCGACGCCGGGAGAACTCGCCCTCCACTAACCCGGGGCGATTCAAGACGCGGTGCGCCGCCTTGTCCACCCGATCATCCACCCGACAGCGCTTCCCACTAGCGCAGCGCTGAGAGATCATGACTCGGCAGCTGCGCCGAGCATCTACATCGCCGTAAGACTCCCGCTCCAAGATTGCGTCGCCGCCTGGCACGTGTACCACCGAGCTCGCGCCTTGGGCTACGGCACGCCCCTGGATTTCCGCGCATAGTCGACATATCGCTCAGGTCTGCAAACGCGCGAAACGATGCCCCGGCTTCGATATTCATCCCAAGGCCAGGACCGAAGCGCGAGTGCTCACGAACGTCGGAAGACGCAGCGCCTCCAGAGTGCAGCGTCACGAACGCATTCTGGCCATGAACTGAGAAGGAACGGGTAGTTCCGAGAAGCCGTACTGCTCATAAAGTCCGTGAGCATCCGCCGTCGCAAGGAGCGTTCGGCGCAACCCTAACGGCTCCAAATCGCTGATGACGCCAGCCATCAGCATCTTTCCGACGCCGGCGCCTCGTACTTCTGGGACCACGAACACATCGCAGAGCCACGCGAACGTGACGCCATCGGTGACGACTCGGGCGTACGCGACTTGCTCCCCGGAGTCCTCGCGCCACACCCCATAATTGCGCGACGCGTCAATGGCGGCGTCCTGCACGGATCGCGGCCGGCCCACCGCCCAATATGAGGCCTCAGACAGCCACTGGTGCACAAGCGGTCGGTCGATCTTGTGTCGCTCATTCGAGAAGAAGTACGGATTGGCCATATTCGATGGTACCTGAACCGTTCCCGGTACTTTGTCGCTCCTATGCGGGTGTCATCACCGGGCGGGATGGTATGCCGTCGATGGTCGAGTGCAGGCGTCTCACGTTGTACCAATCGATCCATCGATTCGACCGCGATAACAGCGGAGGCGATCATGACGAACACGCGATCGAACACGCAGCGGGCAGTGAACCCGTTCTTCGTCGACAGCTCAGACCACTCGTTCTGAGCGCGGCAGGTAGGAGGGCAGACGACGTCGAGCCGAGCGATCCTTTTGTGCTTGAACTGCTCCGCGTACAGGTCTCGCTCTTCCCGAACCCCGAAACCAAGTTCCGGAGGCTCGGGAAGAATCGCCCATGGTTGGACCTCTCGAAAATGGACGTCTATCACGGGCTGCGATCCGGCCTTTCAGCATCAGCTTTAGCAACACGCCCTAGCGGTGCGCACGAGTGACGGCGATCATGGGGACGCCGCGCAGAGGCGGAAGCGTCCCCAAGAGAGACGCATTTTGGGGCGTCAGATTATCTACTTCGATCGGGCCTTACTGTGAGCGCTGTTGCGAGCGATACGGCGGTGAGGCCGAGGACTCCCGTTGCGAGCAGGGCAACGCCTGCCGGCCACACGACGATTCTTGACGCTTCGTATGTGTGAGCGCCGAATTCCGCCCACACATCTACTTGTGCCATGACGGTCAGCACGATCCCTAGTATCAGGGAAGCGCTGGGGATTCCCCATGCCAGCATCCAGGCCAAGGTCCGAGCGTTCATTTACTGACCGCGAATCCGACGACGGGGCTGAACGCGGTCAAGGTGCCGGATGTGGAGTCGATTCGCCAGTTTGGAGTCTTCATGCCGAGTGTCTTGTATCCGGTCCACTTTTGTACCTTGTAGGTGACGCGGGTTCCGACTGCCCAAGCTTTGTATGTTGTTCCCGCAGCTGCCTTGCCTGATGTCCAAGTTACAGTCCCGGTGACGGACTTTGACGCGTTGAACCCGATACCTGCGCTGACGTCTCCCACGGTGGCTCCCAGGCTCGTCTGGATCGACGTGGAGACGGAGTAGGAGTTGGAGCAGGTGCCACCGCCGGCACCCGCTTGAATCTTGCAGATGCCGAGCTGTCTTGCCTTGTTGGTCCAGTTCTTTGTCGGGACCAGGTCGATGACTGTGTACTTCGTGTACTTCACGCTTACTGCCGGGTCTGCCACTACCGGATAGGTGGCCGATGGCACGGACGCCGTGTCGACGATTTGGGTGAGTTTGTTACCGTCGAGCTCGAAACGAGTCGGGATGTCCTGTCCGTTGGCGTCTTTCGCCCAAGGTGGCGCCACGATAGCGACTTCCTTGCCCGCGGCGCTCAGCACGCCGACTCCGCCGTCAGGGAGCGGGGACATCGAACCTCCTGAGTCCGCGGTCACGCCGTAGACAAACGAAGTGGGGGACGAGGCGTCATTGATGACGCTCAACACCTGAAGAACTCCGTTGCTTCGGACAACGGGAACAATGCTCGATCCGTCGTTGAGATCGTGGGTGATGGTCGCGATGTCCGGGACGGTCCTTGTCGAGCCGTCGCCTTGGGGCAGGATGAGCTCGATGGTTGTCCCTGCCTCCGACTCGACGGTCACCGGCCTTGACAGATCCGCGGGAATGACCGCGGTCACCTCATCGATCTGAGCGATAGTTGCATCGCCGCTCCCGTCTTCTCCTGCGGCGGCATCCAGGACGATCTCATCGACGAGATCAGCTTGCTGCGCTACCTCTTCAGCTGATGCAGGAGTGCCGCCAACTGCGGCGGTCCCATCTGGTGTGGAAATCGGAGAGGTCGGGACGGCGTCTTGCAGCAGGCCCCCCTGGACGTTCTGCAGGGCCTCGGTGACGTCCGGCGTGGTAACAAGCCCGTCGCCGGCCTGCGTGTCTGCCCGGGCAGACGGGCCGGCGAACGCGATGCTGGCGGCGATCGTCACGACTGAAGTGACGATCGCGAGCACCGGGAGCCCGCTGAGTCGATGTGCTCGCAGAGCCGTGGACTGATTGTTGTGCGTCACATGTCCCCCTGGAAATGACCGGTGCTGGACGATCCGGCACTGTGGTTAGGCAAACCTATCTACGCGTCACCAGGCCTGTCTATCCTCCAAACGGTGGACAACACCGCAGCGTGCATATGCGCGAAGCGCACTCTGACGGCGTGTCAACTGCAGCCGAGGCATGTACACGAAGGCGCTCAACGACGGTGGTCCGTTTCCTATCTCCATGCTTTTTATCACCGTGCCCGAGGGATCGGTTGTCGTTGACCAACTCCATACGTGCGGGTGGGCTCCCTATGCCGGAAGACCGACCGAGGACTATGGGGCCGAGATCCGGATCATGCCGGACCACCTGACCGTCGTCCTCGGCAGTGAAGTCGTGTTGCACGACGGCGCCGGCGACCCGGTTTCTCCTCCTGGATGGTGGGAAGCCGTCAGTTTCTTTCGCCGCAGTCGCGCACGAACAGCTAAGCCCATAGGCGATCGAAGAGCCCCCCGCGTCAACCTGTCTGGATATGAAGCTTATCGCTTTGAGGACTAATCCTCCTGGCGTCGTGCCGGCCCTCGCCGGCCTCCACGACCGCAACCCGGGTGATCATGCCGGAGCGCATGTGGTTGCAGTGGATCGATCCCAGCGTGGTCAGTGACCAGGCGCTCGTCGATGAGGCCGCGCGCGCGGCGTCGCGGAAGCCGAGCAGTTGCGGATCGACCAGGTGCGCCCGTTCGGCACGACGGACGACGGGCCACACCTGCTCCAGCCGGTCAGCGATTAGGACCGCGTCAACCTACTGCGCGGGCCCGGCCTCAGCGTCGCACTGCGCCTTGATTCGCTTCACCGCCTCGATGGGGAGCGTGCCCCGCTGCCCGACGACCCATCGACGAGATCTGAGCCCGATGAGACGGTTCATGTTGACGTCCTCGGGGAGATCGTCGCCGATCACGAGGAGTTGTGTGGGGGACAGCGGAAACGCGATGGAGGTGGGCTCTTGGCCGCCGCCGAGAGCAAAGAGAAGCACCGCCCCGTCGCCGGTCCATAGTCCCTCGAAGGGGTAGATTTTCCACGCTCGCTGCTCGAGTTCGAGAGACGTTAGGCGCAGCGTGTCGGGATGATCGTGGGCGAGCGACAGCAGATCTCCGTAGTTCAGCTCCGCTTCCTGGACGCTCTCGTCATCGATGAACAGCAGCGCCGGTTGCCGGGCGCTGACGCGGTTGGCGTAGCGGCCGCGGTGAAGATGCATATCGAGGAACGCGATCACGGCCGTCAAGTCGGGCCGGCTCATTTCCTCGCCCGCACGGAGCTTGCGAATCGCCGCGATACCGCTGCCCTCGATGACGCTGAACGCGCCTTCGAGATCGTGCCGGAACGCGTTGGGGTCGTAATCGTAACTGACGACGGAGGCATCTCCGATCGCGGACGGATATCCGCGGCCTTCGTCCACGTCGAGCACGTCGACGACGTTGCGCTCGTCTGCCCAAGCCTTGATGTACGACTTGGTCACCCTGCGTCCGCGTCGCACTCCGGAGGTCGAGCGACCGTAATCCTTGGCGCCGCTCGATGCTTCCGGGAATGTGCTCGTCATGACGTCAGGATAGGGGCCCTGACCACTCGGCGCCGGGGAGACCTGTCAATAGAACTGTGCCGGGAATGTCGTGCCCACGAAGACGTAGTCGAGTTTCGCGAACGCCTCCGATCGCCTGCCGGCTTTCTCGAGCTCGATGGCGTCTGCAACGCGCTTCGCATCGGCGGCGATGCTCGCCACGGCGAGCGAGTGGTAGCTCTCTCCGTCGATGCGGCCCGGAAGTGGACAGTGAGGCCCGTCGGGTCGTTCATATCGGCGAGGTTGTTTCTAGCCAGGCCGCCCATCATGTAGGCGAAGTCGAGGTAGGGGATAAAAAGACGATTCAGTCGCCATCCGTTGCGCCGCTCGCTTCTCTAGATAGAAGGACGAGATCCTGGCGCTCTTCGAGTTGGCGTACTTCCAGGCTTTCATGAGCTGAGCGAGACCCTTAGTGCCATCCGAGGGCGATCGGTTCACGTCTGTGACGTAGGCAAGGTGCGCGTTCGGTGCGGTCTCCATCCATCCTCGCCTACGAGATCCGTGATCTCACCCAGGACCCGTCAGCGCTCGAGCAGGTCAAAGCCCTCGGCTACCTGCAGTCCCCCGTCGTCATCGCGGGGGTGGCTTCCGTCCCGACAAGATCGACGAGCTCGCCTCCCGCGTCGGCTGAGCACGATCATGAATACGACAACCACCACGGCGCCGGCACCGATCGTTGAGCGGCCGCACATCTCCTGGGTCACCTACGAATACATGCGGCAGCGGATCGCTGAGCTCGAAGCCACCACCGTGCAGCTGCAGGCCGACGTCAACCACTGGTCCATGAAGGCCACCTACACCGACCTCGAACGCCAGGTCATGCACCGCCGGCGCTCCCGCGGCGCCGACGAACTCACCGGCGAATGGCCTGCCGCCGACCAACAGGCCGCCGTCGCATGAACCGTCAGCAGGGGGGAGCGGCCGCCCTCCTCGCCGCCGTGGCCCTCGCAGGCTGCACGCCCATGGTCAACACCGCGACGGCCAAGCCGGTCAGGGAGACAGTCGAAGTCGTTGCGGTCGTCGACGGCCACACGATCGACGTCGCCACCGACGGCGGGACAGTGCGTGTGCGGCTGATCGGGATCGATACCCCGGAGATCGGGCGTGGGGGAGAGACCAGCGAATGCTACGCCGAAGAAGCACGCACGTTCCTTGATGACCTGGTCTACGGGCGGACGGTGGAGGTGCGATCTGACCCGACTCAAGCCGACGTCGACAAGTACGGGCGGTTACTGCGGCACGTGTTCATCGACGGGCACAGCGCAGCGGTCCTCGCCCTCGAGGCCGGCACCGGACACGAATACGTCAACCGCACCGCCCACACCGGCCAGGAAGAACACCAAGCGGGGCCCGTGGTGCGTCACACCACGGCCCCTTCGACGGTGTCAGCTCTCGGTTACTGGGGCGCGTCGGTAGCGGACAGCGACGATCCAGAGCGGGAGAGCGAGGATGATCGTCACGACGACGGCTGAGATCCAGGAGCCGGTGATTGTGACGGTGGGCGAGCTGCTCACTTCGCGGAGGCCATCGAACGTGGCAACGAGCGGGATGCCGATGCTCGTCCCATTCGTAAAGGCCGCGGCCGCAAGAAGCATGGTCGCGATCGCCACGATTCCGACCGCGGTAACAGCGGAGGCGATCATGACGAACACGCGATCGATCTTCAGTGGCTCTCGTTGCGACATGGCTTCGTCCTCCGTTACTTCACGCAGCGGGCGGTGAACCCGTTCTTCGTCGATAATTGTGGCCACTTGTTCTGAGCGCGGCAAGTGTTCCACCAGCTCACCACGAGCCACGTCGCCACACCGAGTGCAAGCGCCGCCACGGCAACCATGGCGAGAGCCGTGATGACGATCACGACCACCGGGAGGGGGTCGGCGACGATCGGGTACGTGACACCCGTGAGGTTCTGGTGCTCGACGATCTGCGTGAGGGTGTTGCCCTCCACGGTGTAGCGCGTTGGCACGCTCTTTCCTGCGGCGTCCTGAGCCCACGCCGGTTCGAACTCCACCTTCACCGTGTCCTGCTCATCCACGACGCGAGCGCCACCATCAGCAGTCGCCTCAAGCCGATTTCCCGCGGGCAAGGTCAGGTCGTAGGAGTAGTTCTCTGACGCGGTGTTGTTGTCGATGATCGACAGCAACTGGACACTGTTGGCGGTGGGGATCACGGCGTTGGCGCTCGCGCCGTTCGAGGGGTAGGCCGTGCTGCCGTCGGCGAGGGTCTCGCTCTGCCCGGCCTGGTCGGCGTTCGGCAGGCTGATGTCCATCGTGAAGCCGCCGGCAGACAGTGTGACCCCGCTACTCGCGTCTCCGGGAATCGTAATGTCGAGCGCCGCGGACTCTGCGGCGGTCCCATCCGGTGTGGAAATCGGAGAGGTCGGGACGGCGTCTTGCAGCAGGCCGCCCTGGACGTTCTGCAGGGCCTCGGCCACGTCCTGCGTGGTGATAAGCCCGTCGCCGGCCTGCGTATCGGCCTGGGCAGACGGGCCGGCGAACGCGATGCTGGCGGCGATCGTCACGACTGAAGTGACGATCGCGAGCACCGGGAGCCCGCTGAGTCGATGTGCTCGCAGAGCCGTGGACTGATTGTTGTGCGTCACATGTCCCCCTGGAAATGACCGGTGCTGGACGATCCGGCACTGTGGTTAGGCAAACCTATCTACGCGTCACCAGGCCTGTCTATCCTCCAAACGGTGGACAACACCGCAGCGTGCATATGCGCGAAGCGCACTCTGACGGCGTGTCAACTGCAGCCGAGGCATGTACACGAAGGCGCTCAACGACGGTGGTCCGTTTCCTATCTCCATGCGCCTTGCGATCGCAGATCCGCCCTACCTCGGGCGCGCGAACCGCTGGTACGGCTCCGGCCGAGGACACCGCGGCGGTGTCGGCCGAGCAGCTGCACACGAGGCTGCATCGGAATGGGACGACCCGGCAACTCACCGCGCCCTCGTTGAGCGTCTGGAGGCCGCGTACGACGGATGGGCGATTGCGGCGGCTGCCGACAGCGTGCACGTCTAGACGCCGTCGGCCCTGATCCGTCCGATTCGCGCTAGGAGTGAGGACCGCGGCGCGGTCCGACCTATGCGAACCGGTCAGACCGACCCAATCGAAGCTAGGACCATAAGTGCCTGACAGTAGGAGGATCGCAACTGCCAGCGTTGCGGAGGACACACCATGTTCGGTCTTCCGGTTTGCGTGGGTATTGCTGTGGATCTCACGCCGATACATCGAAGACCAGCTCGACGATGACCTGGAGAACGCTAGCTTCTTCCTCTTTCCTTTTGTCTCCGCTCTCGAGGCCCCATGTTGCACTCAGGAGCATCAGGACATCCTCCGCGGATAGCTTCTCGGAGAGATGGTTTCGCCTACTGGCAAGCTCGAGGATCCCCCTCGTGATCCCGACGAGAGCGAGGTAAGTCTCATTAGCCGCTGTTCTCGCGGAAGGCGCCTCGCAGATCGCGCCCAGTCTGGGGTGCCTGCTCATCAGCACCGCAAGTTCTTGGCCCCAGGCTCGAAAGGTGTTGGCCGGGTCGCGAGTCAACATTCGGCTGATGGCATCGCCGATCTCTTCAACGTCCTCTCGATAGACGTCAAGAACCATATCTTCAGGCACTGGAAAGTGTCGATAGACGCAGGATGCGCCTACTCCGGCGACCCGGGCTATCGAGAGGACAGAGGCGTAAGGGTCTCGCGCGAACTCAGTTCGCGCGGCCTGCCGAATCTTGCCGTAGTTCCGCAGGGCGTTGCCCTGGAGCGGAGCAATCGCACTCATCGTCTCTCCCTGTAGGCGACCATGCACCAAACAGGCGGACGT includes:
- a CDS encoding thermonuclease family protein gives rise to the protein MNRQQGGAAALLAAVALAGCTPMVNTATAKPVRETVEVVAVVDGHTIDVATDGGTVRVRLIGIDTPEIGRGGETSECYAEEARTFLDDLVYGRTVEVRSDPTQADVDKYGRLLRHVFIDGHSAAVLALEAGTGHEYVNRTAHTGQEEHQAGPVVRHTTAPSTVSALGYWGASVADSDDPERESEDDRHDDG
- a CDS encoding integrase core domain-containing protein produces the protein MRYTERYADVGAIASIGTVGDSYDNALAESVVGLYKTERVKIDGPFRGADDLELATLSWAHWFNENQLHSSIGYRTPIEKENEYYRETNSLRQPTPGELALH
- a CDS encoding response regulator transcription factor, producing the protein MREKFHDVFVVSEEFSVAVALAHLLAEDACLNVSMDLRGDRASRLGRAPDECSVFVVDIATSPIEGGDYDMGGKPSARSIVAIVPDGERKTLGPLLNIGVQGLVARDEPPEELRRAVHEVASGRAFVSQSVLAELLDHVVECHSYMEASPAWEMSLAPREREVVHLLTSGMTNREIAGALGISEATVKSHLGRVMTKWDARDRLQVVLRAIGHRV
- a CDS encoding GNAT family N-acetyltransferase; its protein translation is MANPYFFSNERHKIDRPLVHQWLSEASYWAVGRPRSVQDAAIDASRNYGVWREDSGEQVAYARVVTDGVTFAWLCDVFVVPEVRGAGVGKMLMAGVISDLEPLGLRRTLLATADAHGLYEQYGFSELPVPSQFMARMRS